Proteins co-encoded in one Papilio machaon chromosome 24, ilPapMach1.1, whole genome shotgun sequence genomic window:
- the LOC106716214 gene encoding uncharacterized protein LOC106716214 encodes MSPLALVSARTICHHRRGCNGDTEVARARAMATALVVLLTVAVAAASPAPSTLLLDSTTLAEDVTYEVTATTLIPENDTVVEISTIVADDDIGSASVSQAGQAGQAGDGEWRCPHGCDCAALVEGTSYNCSLPSGVLAFDEYGDGITFKCQSGVFRCAEVPPAASAGRRAGRGALRAALGSVTLRGCELPAEPVTCALTRRGARTTAKLIVQAPRTPLDPVHLRGLENLEMLRITDLEGARSELPLRALGAVPRLRQLTMNEAQLELKTPLPALPLLALELATDALTALPPRAFRALPSLRRLGLWDNALADLPEDTFEEDTLDMNR; translated from the exons ATGTCACCGCTGGCTCTCGTGTCTGCGCGCACCATCTGTCACCACCGCCGCGG GTGCAATGGAGACACGGAGGTAGCTAGGGCGAGGGCGATGGCCACGGCGCTCGTTGTGTTGCTGACGgtggcggtggcggcggcgtCCCCCGCACCCTCCACGCTCCTTTTAGACTCCACAACGCTCGCAGAAGATGTGACGTATGAAGTGACCGCGACCACACTCATACCTGAGAATGACACTGTTGTGGAAATATCCACCATCGTCGCGGACGATGACATTGGAAGTGCAAGTGTGTCGCAGGCGGGCCAGGCGGGGCAGGCGGGCGACGGAGAGTGGCGCTGCCCCCACGGCTGCGACTGCGCCGCGCTGGTCGAGGGCACCAGCTACAACTGCTCGCTGCCCAGCGGCGTGCTCGCCTTCGACGAGTACGGCGACGGCATCACCTTTAAATGCCAG AGCGGAGTGTTCCGGTGCGCGGAGGTGCCGCCGGCTGCGAGTgcggggcggcgggcggggcggggcgcgcTGCGGGCGGCGCTGGGCAGCGTGACCCTGCGCGGCTGCGAGCTGCCCGCGGAGCCGGTCACGTGCGCGCTGACCCGCCGCGGCGCGCGCACCACCGCCAAGCTCATCGTGCAGGCGCCGCGCACCCCGCTCGACCCGGTGCACCTCCGGGGCCTCGAAAACCTAGAAATGTTACGCATCACCGATCTAG AGGGCGCGCGGTCGGAGCTACCGCTGCGGGCGCTGGGCGCGGTGCCGCGACTGCGCCAGCTGACGATGAACGAGGCGCAGCTGGAGCTGAAGACGCCGCTGCCCGCGCTGCCGCTGCTGGCGCTGGAGCTGGCGACGGACGCGCTGACGGCGCTGCCTCCCCGCGCCTTCCGCGCGCTGCCGAGCCTGCGCCGGCTGGGGCTGTGGGACAACGCCCTCGCTGACTTGCCCGAGGATACCTTCGAAG aggATACACTCGACATGAACAGATAG